Proteins encoded within one genomic window of Acidovorax sp. 107:
- a CDS encoding ketopantoate reductase family protein, whose protein sequence is MTAAADSSASPPTASDVSPPLRFAVMGAGAVGCYFGALLARAGHAVTLIGRPAHVLAVRDHGLRLQTAAMDVQVPLAASTEPSAVHGADVVLFCVKSSDSEDAAQQIRPHLAPGALVLTLQNGVDNDERVRAVLDASTPVAAAVVYVATAMGGPGHVVHHGRGELVIAPSPRSDEVARQLTAAGIPTQVSDNVRGALWAKLVLNSAYNALSALSQQPYGPLVQVPGVTQVIADIVAECLAVAAADGVTIPGDVQAAVRGIASTMPSQYSSTAQDLARGKPTEIDHLNGYVVKRGAALGVPTPLNHALQVLVKLAEMKRAAG, encoded by the coding sequence ATGACCGCTGCCGCTGATTCCTCTGCCTCCCCGCCCACCGCCTCGGACGTTTCCCCACCCCTGCGTTTCGCCGTGATGGGCGCGGGCGCCGTGGGCTGCTACTTTGGTGCCTTGCTTGCCCGCGCGGGCCATGCCGTTACGCTCATCGGGCGGCCCGCCCATGTATTGGCCGTGCGCGACCACGGCCTGCGGCTGCAGACGGCGGCGATGGACGTGCAGGTGCCCTTGGCGGCCAGCACCGAGCCCAGCGCGGTGCACGGTGCGGACGTGGTGCTGTTCTGCGTGAAGTCGTCCGACTCGGAAGACGCTGCGCAGCAGATACGCCCGCACCTCGCGCCCGGCGCGCTGGTGCTGACCTTGCAGAACGGCGTGGACAACGACGAGCGCGTGCGCGCCGTGCTGGACGCCAGCACCCCCGTGGCCGCCGCTGTGGTTTACGTGGCCACCGCCATGGGCGGCCCCGGGCATGTGGTGCACCATGGCCGGGGCGAACTGGTGATTGCGCCGTCGCCGCGCAGCGACGAGGTGGCCCGCCAGCTCACGGCGGCGGGCATCCCCACCCAAGTGTCAGACAACGTACGCGGCGCGCTCTGGGCCAAGCTGGTGCTCAACAGCGCCTACAACGCGCTGTCGGCCCTGTCGCAGCAGCCCTATGGGCCGCTGGTGCAGGTGCCGGGCGTGACGCAGGTGATTGCCGACATCGTGGCCGAATGCCTGGCGGTGGCAGCGGCCGATGGGGTGACGATTCCGGGCGATGTGCAGGCCGCCGTGCGCGGCATTGCCAGCACCATGCCAAGTCAGTATTCGTCCACCGCGCAGGATCTGGCGCGGGGCAAACCCACCGAGATTGACCACCTGAACGGTTATGTGGTCAAGCGCGGCGCCGCACTGGGGGTGCCGACGCCGCTGAACCACGCGCTGCAGGTGCTGGTCAAGTTGGCCGAGATGAAGCGCGCTGCAGGCTGA
- a CDS encoding LysR family transcriptional regulator produces the protein MYLRYLQYLHAVIDHGSFAMAAKACGVSQPAISHGMKALQAHFAQPLLVREGRRHVPTDLARAVAAQALPLAQGVEALPRASAAAPDRHRLRVGLTSSAALVCGPLLYACWCLPSARRSLEMATADEGSLLEGLLQRRFDAVIAPKPRKFVHPDVVERPLYELHPQVYARKGHPLARAQSLVQLQGAAWACVGPSVSGPVDVLTEAHRVRRMPAPKMSVRCPDFASLLHLVAQSDLLAVVPHPALLGGTSTLVAPLRLAESLPLYGMWLFEPRGRKSRLGPEVFAPAG, from the coding sequence ATGTATCTGCGCTATCTGCAATACCTCCATGCGGTCATCGATCATGGCTCGTTCGCCATGGCGGCCAAAGCCTGCGGCGTGTCGCAGCCCGCGATCAGCCATGGCATGAAAGCACTGCAAGCCCACTTTGCGCAACCCTTGCTGGTGCGCGAAGGGCGCCGCCATGTGCCCACCGACCTGGCCCGGGCCGTGGCCGCGCAGGCGCTGCCGCTGGCACAAGGGGTGGAGGCACTGCCCCGCGCTTCGGCGGCTGCGCCAGACCGGCATCGGCTGCGGGTGGGGCTCACGTCTTCAGCAGCGCTGGTCTGCGGCCCGCTGCTGTATGCCTGCTGGTGTTTGCCCAGCGCCCGGCGCTCCCTGGAGATGGCGACGGCGGATGAGGGTAGCCTGCTGGAAGGCCTGCTGCAGCGGCGCTTTGATGCGGTCATCGCCCCCAAGCCGCGCAAGTTTGTGCACCCCGACGTGGTGGAGCGGCCCCTGTACGAGCTGCACCCCCAGGTCTATGCGCGCAAAGGCCACCCATTGGCCCGGGCCCAGTCGCTGGTGCAACTGCAGGGCGCTGCGTGGGCCTGTGTGGGGCCCAGCGTCAGCGGGCCGGTGGATGTGTTGACGGAAGCGCACCGCGTGCGCCGCATGCCCGCCCCCAAGATGTCCGTGCGCTGCCCCGACTTTGCCAGCCTGCTGCACCTGGTGGCGCAGTCCGACCTGCTGGCTGTTGTGCCGCACCCTGCGTTGTTGGGCGGTACGTCCACGCTGGTGGCGCCCCTGCGGCTGGCGGAATCCCTGCCGCTGTATGGCATGTGGCTGTTTGAACCCAGGGGCCGCAAGTCACGGCTGGGGCCCGAGGTGTTTGCGCCTGCGGGCTGA
- a CDS encoding nuclear transport factor 2 family protein, with protein sequence MSPTPIDTVLTYLAHLHASHTDGLIACFEDDGVVHSPFLGTMRASDFFKKLAQASSGSVITVLDLFASAQPSQDGSVRVAAYFRYDWTLNDGREVTFTCVDVFTFDAGSTRIRDMNIVYDTHPLREEVGDKYAPD encoded by the coding sequence ATGAGCCCTACCCCCATCGACACCGTCCTCACCTACCTCGCCCACCTGCACGCCAGCCATACCGACGGGCTGATCGCCTGCTTTGAAGACGATGGCGTGGTGCACTCGCCCTTTCTGGGCACTATGCGTGCGAGCGACTTTTTCAAAAAGCTCGCCCAGGCCTCCAGCGGCAGCGTGATCACGGTGCTGGATCTGTTTGCCTCCGCGCAGCCCAGCCAGGATGGATCGGTGCGCGTGGCAGCCTACTTCCGCTACGACTGGACCTTGAACGACGGCCGCGAGGTGACGTTCACTTGCGTGGACGTGTTCACGTTCGACGCGGGCAGCACGCGCATCCGCGACATGAACATCGTCTACGACACCCACCCACTGCGCGAAGAGGTGGGCGACAAGTACGCGCCGGACTAG
- the metE gene encoding 5-methyltetrahydropteroyltriglutamate--homocysteine S-methyltransferase produces the protein MSLAAVAVTAATRRPVLTHTLGFPRMGSQRALKFALESFWRGDSTEAELQSTAAQLRQQHWQAQADAGLGYATVGDFALYDHVANHIQLLGCEPARFGFDAQAPELARYFAMARGVSAHATDDHQGCSAGCQAKHPTAGQPALEMTKWFDTNYHYLVPEFSAHTQFHLASERLFAEVAEAQALGHRVKAVLLGPLSFLWLGKSKTAGFDRFSQLESLLPVYETVLARLKAQGVEWVQIDEPILGLDLPDAWRHAFEPSYWQLARSAPKLLLATYFSPLAENLRLACQLPVAGLHVDAVRAPDELVGVADWLPSHKLLSVGIVDGRNIWRTDLDAALQKLRPVADKHQGELWLAPSCSLLHVPFSLQAETQLDAEVKSWLAFAVEKLDELRVLSTALSQGEAAVDDELHAARTALAARRASPRVHRATVAARIAAAAPGADQRASAFPARQKAQRTRLKLPLLPTTTIGSFPQTAEIRAARAAFKRGALDAGHYQQKMEAEIALAVHKQEALGIDVLVHGEAERNDMVEYFGEQLDGFAFTANGWVQSYGSRCVKPPIIYGDVARPAPMTVAWTQYAQSLTAKPMKGMLTGPITILQWSFVRDDQPRATTADQIAWAIRDEVCDLEAAGIAIIQIDEPAIREGLPLRRAGWKSYLDRATRAFRISASGVRNETQIHTHMCYSEFNDILPAIAAMDADVITIETSRSDMELLQGFGDFHYPNEIGPGVYDIHSPRVPGVQEMAALLEKAAEVVPVEHLWVNPDCGLKTRGWPETEAALRHMVQAAQAVRERLLEEAALA, from the coding sequence ATGTCGCTCGCCGCAGTTGCCGTAACCGCCGCCACCCGCCGCCCCGTGCTCACGCACACCCTGGGCTTTCCGCGCATGGGGTCGCAACGCGCGCTGAAATTCGCGCTCGAATCCTTCTGGCGGGGCGACAGCACCGAGGCCGAGCTGCAGTCCACCGCCGCCCAGTTGCGCCAGCAACACTGGCAGGCGCAGGCCGATGCGGGCCTGGGCTATGCCACGGTGGGCGACTTTGCGCTGTACGACCATGTGGCCAACCACATCCAGCTGCTGGGCTGCGAACCTGCGCGTTTTGGCTTTGACGCCCAAGCGCCTGAGCTGGCCCGCTACTTTGCGATGGCGCGGGGCGTGTCGGCCCACGCCACCGACGACCACCAAGGCTGCAGCGCCGGTTGCCAAGCAAAGCACCCCACTGCAGGCCAGCCCGCACTGGAGATGACCAAGTGGTTTGACACCAACTACCACTACCTCGTGCCCGAGTTCAGCGCCCACACCCAGTTCCACCTGGCCAGCGAGCGCCTGTTTGCCGAAGTGGCCGAGGCCCAGGCGCTGGGCCACCGCGTCAAGGCCGTGCTACTGGGACCGCTGAGCTTCTTGTGGCTGGGCAAATCCAAAACGGCGGGCTTTGACCGCTTCAGCCAGCTGGAGTCACTGCTGCCGGTGTACGAAACCGTGCTGGCGCGCCTGAAGGCGCAGGGTGTGGAATGGGTGCAGATCGACGAGCCCATCCTGGGCCTGGACCTGCCCGATGCGTGGCGTCATGCCTTTGAGCCCAGCTACTGGCAACTGGCCCGCAGCGCGCCCAAGCTGCTGCTGGCCACCTACTTCTCGCCGCTGGCCGAAAACCTGCGCCTGGCCTGCCAGCTGCCTGTGGCGGGCCTGCATGTGGATGCCGTGCGTGCGCCCGACGAGCTGGTGGGCGTGGCCGACTGGCTGCCCTCGCACAAGCTGCTGTCGGTGGGCATCGTGGACGGCCGCAACATCTGGCGCACCGACCTGGATGCGGCGCTGCAAAAGCTGCGCCCCGTGGCCGACAAGCACCAGGGCGAGCTGTGGCTGGCGCCATCGTGCTCGCTACTGCATGTGCCGTTCAGTCTGCAGGCCGAGACGCAGCTGGACGCCGAGGTGAAGTCCTGGTTGGCGTTTGCGGTGGAAAAGCTGGATGAACTGCGGGTTCTATCCACCGCCTTGTCGCAAGGCGAAGCGGCCGTGGATGACGAACTGCACGCAGCCCGCACTGCCTTGGCAGCCCGCCGCGCCAGCCCGCGTGTGCATCGCGCCACCGTGGCCGCACGCATTGCCGCCGCCGCACCGGGCGCCGACCAGCGTGCCAGCGCCTTCCCCGCCCGGCAAAAGGCCCAGCGCACACGGCTCAAGCTGCCGCTGCTGCCCACCACCACCATCGGCTCGTTCCCGCAGACGGCAGAGATCCGCGCGGCCCGTGCCGCCTTCAAGCGCGGGGCACTGGATGCCGGCCACTACCAACAAAAGATGGAAGCGGAAATTGCCCTGGCCGTGCACAAGCAGGAAGCGCTGGGCATTGACGTGCTGGTGCATGGTGAGGCCGAGCGCAACGACATGGTCGAATACTTTGGCGAGCAGCTTGACGGCTTTGCCTTCACCGCCAACGGCTGGGTGCAAAGCTATGGCTCGCGCTGCGTGAAGCCGCCCATCATCTATGGCGACGTAGCCCGCCCCGCCCCCATGACGGTGGCCTGGACGCAATACGCCCAGAGCCTGACCGCCAAGCCCATGAAGGGCATGCTCACCGGCCCCATCACCATCCTGCAGTGGAGCTTTGTGCGTGACGACCAGCCCCGCGCCACCACAGCCGACCAGATCGCCTGGGCGATCCGCGACGAGGTGTGTGACTTGGAGGCAGCAGGCATCGCCATCATCCAGATCGACGAGCCCGCCATCCGCGAAGGCCTGCCGCTGCGCCGCGCGGGGTGGAAGAGCTATCTGGACCGCGCCACGCGCGCCTTCCGCATCAGTGCCAGCGGCGTGCGCAACGAGACGCAGATCCACACCCACATGTGCTACAGCGAGTTCAACGACATCCTGCCCGCCATCGCGGCCATGGACGCCGATGTGATCACGATTGAAACGAGCCGCTCGGACATGGAGCTATTGCAAGGCTTCGGTGATTTCCACTACCCCAACGAGATCGGCCCCGGCGTGTACGACATCCACTCACCCCGCGTGCCCGGCGTGCAGGAGATGGCCGCGCTGCTGGAGAAAGCCGCCGAGGTCGTGCCCGTGGAACACCTGTGGGTGAACCCCGACTGCGGCCTCAAAACCCGGGGCTGGCCCGAGACCGAGGCCGCGCTGCGCCACATGGTGCAGGCGGCGCAGGCCGTGCGTGAGCGGTTGCTGGAAGAAGCTGCGCTGGCCTGA
- a CDS encoding MarR family winged helix-turn-helix transcriptional regulator translates to MSAPPKPSQAPAFYNAEHYDPSKLVPENSVGYLMRKVMSSIRTQADAQLSLHELTYAQWLPLFKLSLCETATVATLARDLETDPASMTRSLDRMEAKGLVVRERSTVDRRVVQLKLTAEGQRIAALVPPVLADVLNGHLSDFSHDEWQLLLSMLRRMLANGEALRQQTPSPTEPAAG, encoded by the coding sequence ATGTCAGCTCCCCCCAAACCCAGCCAAGCCCCCGCGTTCTACAACGCCGAGCACTACGACCCCAGCAAGCTGGTGCCCGAAAACAGCGTCGGCTACCTGATGCGCAAGGTGATGTCGTCCATCCGCACGCAGGCCGATGCCCAGCTGTCGTTGCACGAGCTCACCTACGCCCAGTGGCTGCCGCTGTTCAAGTTGTCGCTGTGCGAGACCGCCACGGTGGCCACCCTGGCGCGGGACCTGGAGACCGACCCCGCCTCCATGACCCGGTCGCTCGACCGCATGGAAGCCAAGGGCCTGGTGGTGCGAGAGCGCTCCACCGTGGACCGCCGCGTCGTGCAGCTCAAGCTCACGGCCGAGGGCCAGCGCATTGCAGCGCTGGTGCCGCCCGTGCTGGCCGACGTGCTCAACGGCCACCTCAGCGACTTCAGCCACGACGAGTGGCAGCTGCTGCTGTCCATGCTGCGCCGCATGCTGGCCAACGGCGAAGCGCTGCGCCAGCAGACCCCCTCACCCACCGAACCCGCAGCCGGTTGA
- a CDS encoding efflux transporter outer membrane subunit, with the protein MTATAPTPLSTRSALAAHLAVSAVALAAALLLVGCANPGPAHTPLAQTTPAAAGLTAATTDVVATSQWWKALGDEQLNTLIDTALQGNPSLAVSRARLEQAVALSLVREAANGPQATLGVDATRQRYTANGLVPAPIAGNTYNSGTVQASLSWSPDFFGQHAAELQAALGQARAAQADAAAATNTLAAQVGRSYVALARLVAQRDVAQRALEQREEQRKLTQERTAAGLDSQVELTQAQAAVPDARTQIEALDEQITLGRRQLAVLTGQAPDALPQLTPRLTALQPTAVPEVLGADLLGRRPDVVAARWRIEAATQGVNSARSEFYPNINIGAFIGLNSLGLDRLFNGSSRQMGVTPALRLPIFDGGRLRAQLGGRAAELDAAIAQYNGAVLDAVKEAGDAVASIQSLTRQQALQDEAVASAEKAYRFAQERYRAGLGNYLVVLSTESQVLAQRRLAVDLRARQLDTRLVLMKALGGGWTDDTAVLHTAAH; encoded by the coding sequence GTGACCGCCACTGCCCCCACCCCTCTGTCCACCCGCTCTGCCCTCGCCGCCCATCTGGCGGTGTCGGCCGTTGCCCTGGCCGCCGCGCTGCTGCTGGTGGGCTGTGCCAACCCAGGCCCCGCCCACACACCGCTGGCGCAAACCACCCCGGCCGCCGCTGGCCTGACCGCAGCCACCACCGACGTTGTGGCCACCAGCCAGTGGTGGAAAGCCCTGGGCGACGAGCAGCTCAACACCCTGATCGACACCGCCTTGCAGGGCAACCCCAGCCTGGCCGTGAGCCGCGCCCGCCTGGAGCAAGCCGTGGCCCTGAGCCTGGTGCGTGAGGCCGCCAACGGCCCGCAAGCCACGCTGGGCGTGGACGCCACCCGCCAGCGCTACACCGCCAACGGGCTGGTGCCCGCCCCCATTGCCGGCAACACGTACAACAGCGGCACCGTGCAAGCCAGCCTGAGCTGGTCGCCCGACTTTTTTGGCCAGCACGCCGCCGAGCTGCAGGCCGCCCTGGGCCAGGCCCGCGCCGCCCAGGCCGATGCAGCAGCCGCCACCAACACCCTGGCCGCCCAGGTGGGCCGCAGCTATGTGGCCCTGGCCCGGCTGGTGGCCCAGCGCGACGTGGCCCAACGTGCGCTGGAGCAACGCGAAGAACAGCGCAAGCTCACGCAAGAGCGCACCGCTGCAGGCCTGGACAGCCAGGTCGAGCTGACCCAGGCCCAGGCCGCGGTGCCCGATGCCCGCACACAAATCGAAGCGCTGGACGAGCAGATCACCCTGGGCCGCCGCCAGCTGGCCGTGCTGACCGGCCAAGCGCCCGACGCCCTGCCCCAGCTCACGCCCCGACTCACCGCACTGCAACCCACCGCCGTGCCCGAGGTGCTGGGCGCCGACCTGCTGGGCCGCCGTCCCGATGTGGTGGCCGCCCGTTGGCGCATAGAGGCTGCCACGCAAGGCGTGAACAGCGCGCGCAGCGAGTTCTATCCCAACATCAATATCGGCGCGTTCATCGGCCTGAACTCGCTGGGGCTGGACCGGCTGTTCAACGGCAGCTCGCGCCAGATGGGCGTGACACCTGCGCTGCGCCTGCCGATCTTTGACGGGGGACGCCTGCGCGCCCAGCTGGGCGGCCGCGCCGCCGAGCTGGATGCCGCCATCGCCCAGTACAACGGCGCCGTTCTCGATGCGGTGAAGGAAGCCGGCGACGCCGTGGCGTCCATCCAGTCGCTCACCCGCCAGCAGGCCTTGCAGGACGAGGCCGTGGCCAGTGCCGAAAAGGCCTACCGCTTTGCGCAGGAGCGCTACCGCGCAGGCCTGGGCAACTACCTGGTGGTGCTGTCCACCGAAAGCCAGGTGCTGGCCCAGCGCCGCCTGGCCGTGGACCTGCGCGCCCGCCAGCTCGACACCCGCCTGGTGCTGATGAAGGCGCTGGGTGGCGGCTGGACCGACGACACGGCCGTGCTGCACACCGCCGCGCACTGA
- a CDS encoding M20/M25/M40 family metallo-hydrolase has translation MHHSLRRPHSAPSFVRPLMASLALAFAAAVAQAAPVADVHALAQKEQQPLLDTLRDLVHIESGSKDIEGLNQIAERIASQLKQLGGTVDVLQTSDIYRLDDTPEKVGPAVQAVFKGTGSKKIMLIAHMDTVYLKGMLKGQPFRIDGDKAYGLGISDDKQGIALIIHTVALLQKLNFKDYGTLTVLINGDEEISSPGWRSTITRVAAEQDVVFSFEGGGTDGTLRLATSGIGAAYLTVQGKASHAGAKPEDGVNALYELSHQLLQMKDLSKTDEGLKLNWTVSKAGTNRNVIPAEATAQADARALRVADFDGLEKSLQEKVKSKLLPASKVDVKFEVRRPPLEASDASRRVAGYGKVIYQELGMSINVVEKATGGGTDAAFAALKTKGAVVEGMGLSGYGAHSNDAEYVQINTIVPRLYLATRMIMDISRDRVK, from the coding sequence ATGCACCACTCGCTGCGCCGCCCGCATTCAGCCCCTTCTTTTGTCCGCCCCCTGATGGCCTCGCTGGCGCTGGCATTTGCCGCCGCCGTGGCCCAGGCTGCGCCCGTGGCCGATGTCCATGCGCTGGCCCAGAAGGAGCAGCAACCCCTGCTCGACACCCTGCGTGACCTGGTGCACATCGAGTCAGGCAGCAAGGACATCGAGGGTCTGAACCAGATTGCCGAGCGCATTGCCAGCCAGCTCAAGCAACTGGGCGGCACGGTGGACGTGCTGCAGACCAGCGATATCTACCGCCTGGACGACACCCCGGAGAAGGTGGGCCCCGCGGTGCAAGCCGTGTTCAAAGGCACGGGCAGCAAGAAGATCATGCTCATCGCGCACATGGATACCGTGTACCTGAAGGGCATGCTCAAAGGCCAGCCTTTCCGCATCGATGGCGACAAGGCCTATGGCCTGGGCATCTCGGACGACAAGCAGGGCATCGCGCTCATCATCCACACCGTGGCCTTGCTGCAAAAGCTCAATTTCAAGGACTACGGCACGCTCACCGTGTTGATCAACGGCGACGAGGAAATCAGCTCGCCCGGCTGGCGCAGCACCATCACCCGCGTGGCGGCTGAGCAAGACGTGGTGTTCTCCTTCGAAGGTGGCGGCACCGACGGAACGCTGCGCCTGGCCACCAGCGGGATTGGGGCGGCCTACCTCACGGTGCAGGGGAAGGCGTCGCACGCTGGGGCCAAGCCCGAAGACGGCGTGAATGCACTCTACGAGTTGTCGCACCAGCTGCTGCAGATGAAGGATTTGTCCAAGACCGACGAGGGTCTCAAGCTGAACTGGACGGTGTCCAAGGCGGGCACCAACCGCAACGTGATCCCGGCCGAGGCCACCGCCCAGGCCGATGCGCGTGCGCTGCGTGTGGCGGACTTTGACGGGCTGGAAAAAAGCCTGCAAGAGAAGGTCAAGAGCAAGCTGCTGCCTGCCTCCAAGGTGGATGTGAAGTTTGAAGTGCGCCGCCCGCCGCTGGAGGCCAGCGACGCATCCCGCCGCGTGGCGGGCTACGGCAAGGTCATCTACCAGGAGCTGGGCATGTCGATCAACGTGGTGGAGAAAGCCACGGGCGGTGGCACCGATGCAGCGTTTGCGGCGCTCAAGACCAAGGGCGCGGTGGTGGAGGGCATGGGCCTGTCGGGCTACGGCGCGCACTCCAACGATGCGGAGTACGTGCAGATCAACACCATCGTGCCGCGCCTGTACCTGGCCACGCGCATGATCATGGACATCTCGCGCGACCGCGTGAAGTGA
- a CDS encoding LysR family transcriptional regulator — protein sequence MNQSILEVRHLRTLVALRDSGSLVRAAHLLNLTQSALSHQIKLLEDRYGQPLFERKSVPPQFTAVGERLLALADAVLPQVEGTERDIARLVLGQGGQMRIAVECHTCFDWLMPAMDAFRTRWPEVELDIVSGFHADPVGLLHQGRADVAIVSEVDGDEAGVDCHALFGFEIRALLANTHPLVAKPHLVAQDFADQTIITYPVPDEMLDLIRQVLEPAGVRPPRRTTELTVAMLQLVASGRGVAALPLWAVQSYLDRGYVTARPIGDKGLRGELHAACLPSLSAKPYLQDFVQVTRETSFVTLKGVELL from the coding sequence ATGAACCAGTCGATCCTGGAAGTGCGCCACCTGCGCACGCTGGTCGCCCTGCGCGACAGCGGCAGTCTGGTGCGGGCCGCGCACTTGCTCAACCTCACCCAGTCCGCGCTGTCGCACCAGATCAAGCTGCTGGAAGACCGCTACGGCCAGCCGCTGTTTGAGCGCAAATCGGTGCCGCCGCAGTTCACCGCTGTGGGCGAACGCCTGCTGGCGCTGGCCGACGCCGTGCTGCCGCAGGTGGAAGGGACCGAGCGCGACATCGCGCGCCTGGTGCTGGGGCAGGGCGGGCAGATGCGCATTGCGGTGGAATGCCACACCTGCTTTGACTGGCTGATGCCCGCCATGGACGCGTTTCGCACCCGCTGGCCTGAGGTGGAGCTGGACATCGTGAGCGGCTTCCATGCCGACCCGGTGGGCCTGCTGCACCAAGGCCGGGCCGATGTGGCCATCGTGTCGGAGGTGGATGGTGACGAGGCGGGCGTGGACTGCCACGCGCTGTTTGGGTTTGAAATCCGCGCGCTGCTGGCCAACACGCACCCACTGGTGGCCAAGCCGCATCTGGTGGCGCAGGACTTTGCCGACCAGACCATCATCACCTACCCCGTGCCCGACGAAATGCTGGACCTGATCCGCCAGGTGCTGGAGCCCGCGGGGGTACGCCCCCCGCGCCGCACCACCGAGCTGACAGTGGCCATGCTGCAACTGGTGGCCAGCGGGCGCGGCGTGGCGGCGCTGCCGCTGTGGGCGGTGCAGAGCTACCTGGACCGGGGGTATGTGACGGCGCGGCCTATTGGTGATAAGGGCTTGCGCGGTGAGCTGCATGCCGCGTGCCTGCCCAGCCTGTCTGCCAAGCCGTACCTGCAGGACTTTGTTCAGGTGACGCGCGAGACGAGCTTTGTGACGCTCAAGGGCGTAGAACTTTTGTAG
- a CDS encoding 2-hydroxyacid dehydrogenase has protein sequence MTTATRHRILQIGRLPLPALEAELAARYDVACLADQADPAAFLAARGAEFTGVVTTAAIGLKGEVIAALPRLQVISSFGVGFDALDIDAAKARGVQVGYTPGVLNDCVADMAFALMLDVSRHVAASDRFVRRGEWPKARYALGTRVSGKRLGIVGMGRIGQAVAERASGFRMEVGYHNRRPAQGCALPYFESVTALAQWADYLVLTVAGGAATRHLVNRDVLEALGPNGFLINVARGSVVDEAALIDALAERRIAGAGLDVFENEPTVPAALMALDNVVLTPHTASATHETRRAMADLVLENLESFFATGAVRTPVPGTPGA, from the coding sequence ATGACCACAGCCACCCGCCACCGCATCCTGCAAATCGGCCGCCTGCCCCTCCCCGCACTGGAGGCCGAACTGGCAGCCCGGTACGACGTCGCCTGCCTGGCTGACCAGGCCGATCCAGCGGCCTTTCTGGCGGCGCGCGGTGCGGAGTTCACCGGGGTGGTGACCACCGCAGCCATTGGCCTGAAGGGTGAGGTCATCGCGGCCCTGCCACGCCTTCAGGTCATCAGCAGCTTTGGCGTGGGCTTCGACGCGCTGGACATCGATGCAGCCAAGGCACGCGGCGTGCAGGTGGGCTACACGCCTGGCGTGCTCAACGACTGTGTGGCCGACATGGCGTTTGCGCTGATGCTGGACGTGTCACGCCATGTGGCCGCCAGCGACCGTTTTGTGCGCCGTGGCGAATGGCCGAAAGCCCGGTATGCGCTGGGCACCCGCGTATCGGGCAAGCGCCTGGGCATTGTGGGCATGGGCCGCATCGGCCAGGCCGTGGCCGAGCGTGCGAGCGGGTTTCGCATGGAGGTGGGATACCACAACCGGCGCCCGGCGCAGGGTTGCGCACTGCCCTACTTCGAGTCGGTGACCGCATTGGCGCAGTGGGCCGACTACCTCGTGCTCACCGTGGCAGGCGGCGCTGCAACGCGCCATCTGGTCAACCGCGATGTGCTGGAGGCCTTGGGGCCCAATGGCTTTCTCATCAATGTGGCGCGGGGCAGCGTGGTGGACGAGGCGGCACTGATCGACGCGCTGGCCGAGCGCCGCATTGCCGGTGCTGGGCTGGACGTGTTTGAGAATGAACCCACCGTACCCGCCGCACTGATGGCGCTGGACAACGTGGTGCTGACACCGCACACCGCCAGCGCCACGCATGAAACCCGGCGCGCCATGGCCGACCTGGTGCTGGAGAATCTGGAATCCTTCTTTGCAACCGGCGCCGTGCGGACGCCGGTGCCGGGCACGCCGGGCGCCTGA